In the candidate division WOR-3 bacterium genome, TGTCCGGTCCATTCGGCGGCGTGCCGCTTTTCCTCGTATCGCCATCAATGTCCTTGGTGATGCCAGTTACCGGCGCTCCGGCACCAATACAGGGCGAACCGGTCTTAAGATGCGGGTTGAGCGTGCCGCCAATGAGCGGGTCAACATTGATACTGTTAAGGTCCCGGCTGGTGCTCGAACGCCACTGAGCAAGAGTCTGCGCGCCGTAGGAATAACTATAGATCACCGAAGTCCCGGCGTCGAGCCGCCAGAAGCAGTTGTTGTTGGATACCTGAGGGAAATTATCTCCGTAGTAGCGATAGTAAGTGTAGGTGCTTGGCGAGACGAGTATGTTGTTCTGCTGCTTCTCATTGTAACCGTAGTACGAAAGGAGTGCGTAACTGCCCGAAGTCGTATAGATAGTATTGTAGTAGAACTCGGTGTAATAGTGCGAGTAGGCATAGATTCCGTAGCTTGCCCAGCCCACCAGAAAGTTGTTGGCAACGTGGATATAGTAGTTGGTGTAGCTAGAAGTAATGTAGATACCGTAACTGGACGTCACGCGAATGTCGTTCCCAACGATCGAGTCGTAGTCTGAAGAACCCTCGATACCGACACCGTTCGCCGCCCTTATGACACAACCTTTGATAACGCAGGTATCGGCATTATTGAGGTACACCGCATAGCTCGTCGCTCCGATCAGCCTTAGTCCTTCTATCCTCACTCGGTTCACCGAGCTGATGGAAAAAGCGTAGCTTGTACCAGCATTGATGACAACGTTCTGCCCGCTTGCCGGCCGGAAAGTCACCGACTTGCCGTTATGACTGAAACTCTGGATGTTAGTCTGGCCGGTGTACGTACCGGAGTAAACCTCAAACACGATGTCATCGCTGAGCGGCGAATTTGCGGTAAGCCAGGCTGCCGCATCCTGGAATGTTGGGTGCATTTTGCCCGGGCCGATTGTCCTTATCTGAAGCGCAAAGGATGCGCTAGCCGCAATCACAAGCCCGAGGACTACTAGACCGATTCTGCCTTTCACACAGCCTCCTCTTTTTGCTTACTTCCTCTCATCAAACGTGTGTTTGCCGATTCCGGCGCTGAGCATGCGGCCGCTGCCGACTTCGAACCGTAACCCTTTAGGCGCAGAACGATACCAGCGCCTGAACCAGGCGGCTAATTATAGACCACCCCCAGTTGTCCGTCAATACTCCTGTTGCCATTACCTACAGCCCGATGCGGCAACGCCGGCTTGAAGACCGCTTGATGAACTTGACCAGCTCGATCAACCAGAATACAAGCGTGCTGACGACAAGACAAATCGCCAGTTCAGGCAAGGTGAGTGGCCGGGTATGAAACACCCGCTGCAGAAGCGGAACATATGTCACTGCAAGCTGAAACCCGAGCGTCAGGAGTACCGTTGCAGTCAGCGCATGGTTGGCCTTGCGCCCGCGCGCAAATGGCCAGTCAATCTCAGACCGAGTTGCGAGTGCATTTCCCATCTGGCCAAGCGTCAGGGTTGCAAAAATCATTGTCTGCCAATTGCCGTCGTGATTTCCAAGCCACGAGAAGAAGCCGACCGCCAGCGACGTTAGTCCCATTGCCAGACCGACCCAAATCACGTCAATTGCCAGGCCTCGGCCAAAAATACTCTGCGACGGATGGTATGGCCGGCGCTGCATCGTATCACGCTCTGCCGGCTCGACCGTCAGGGCCAGGCCGGGCAATCCATCGGTCACTAGATTGACCCAGAGAATCTGAACCGGCAGCAGTGCCATCGGCATGCCGAGGAATGGCGCAAGTAGCATCACCCATATCTCCCCTGCGTTCGATGTCAGGGTGTATTTCAGGAATTTGCGGATATTGTCGTAGATTACCCGGCCTTCTTCTACGGCAGCAACGATGGTGGCAAAATTGTCGTCAAGCAGAACCATGTCAGCCGCTTCCTTGGATACGTCGGTGCCGGTGATACCCATTGCCACACCGATATCCGCCTTCTTCAGGGCCGGCGCGTCGTTCACACCGTCTCCCGTCATTGCCACGACGTGACCTCTGTTCTGAAGTGCCTGCACAATGGCTAGTTTGTGTTCGGGCGCAACCCGGGCAAAGACTGATGTCTGCTCAACCACCGGTTCAAGGTCAGCAACCGACATCCGGGCAAGGTCGGTGCCGGTCAGGATTCCGGGTTCCACGTTCTGGACAGTGGATTCTGTTTCGAGAATAGCCGACGCTCCGGCTGTTCTTGGCGGTTCATTCTGGATTCCGAGTTCCCGCGCAATGTACTGCGCGGTCAACGGGTGGTCGCCAGTAATCATGATCGGCCGGATGCCGGCAGTGCGGCAGGTCGCGACCGCATCTCTTACCTCGGGCCGCGCCGGGTCAATCATTGCCACCAGACCAACGAACACCAAGTCGGACTCGAACGCCGCATCGCAGCGCTCCGGCAACTCAGTCAGCAATCGCATCGCAAGCCCAAGCACCCGCATGCCGCTCCGGGCAAGCTGGTCGTTCGCCGCCTCGATGCGTACCCGCCGGTCTGCGGTCAAAGGCACAACCGCCTGCCCATCAAGCACCGACGTCGCATCAGACAGAATGACGTCAACTGCACCTTTGGTGAACGAAACGAAGCCGGTATCAGACTCGCCGCCAAGACGTAACATCTCAATGGACCGGGTAATACAGGGCCTCTGTGTTCTGGGCTCAGGCCCTATGACTTGTGCCTTGGGTCTTGTGACTCGGTGCACGGTCGTCATCCGCTTACGCTCGGCGGTGAATGGCACCTCGGCAACGCGCGGCAGAATGGCCTCGAGCTCGGGCTTGTTTAGTCCAAATCTTGCTGCCGCTACAACCAGCGCGCCTTCGGTTGGATCGCCAATGGCTCGGTGCCGTCCATCCTCACCGACTTCAAGGGCTGCATCGTTGCACAAGGCACCGCCGGCGAGCAGCAGTTCCAGTGCCGGCGCAACAGCCGCATCACCCGGCCCGGTCTCTGGCGTAACCTCAAGCCGATGTCCGGTAACGTCAAGCACCGTCACCGTCATCCGGTTTTCGGTCAGGGTGCCGGTCTTGTCCGAACAGATGACGTCCACCGAACCAAGTGTCTCGACCGCTGGAAGCTTGCGCAGGAGCGCACGCCGCCGGAGCATTCGTTGGGCGCCAAGTGCCAGCGCGATGGTTACGACCGCGGGCAGAGCCTCGGGCACCGCGGCCACTGCCATCGAAATCGCAGTAAGTATCAGTACGCGGATATGGGCCTTGTGGTACAGAAGTCCGACGAGGAACACAATAACCACAAGACCAGCTACTGCGTAGAGCAGGCCACGGCTGAGCTGAACCATCCGGCGCTGGAGTGGTGTGGGCTCACGCTCAACCGACTGGAGCATCTCGGCTATACGGCCGAGCTCGGTCGTCATCCCCGTGCTTGTCACCACCATGATGCCTCGGCCCCCGACCACTGCCGTACCCATGTAGGCCATGTTGCGTCGGTCCCCGAGCGCACGGTCTCCTGCCGGCAACGCTCCGGCTATCTTTTCAACCGGCTCAGACTCACCGGTAAGCGCCGCCTCCTGGACCCGCATGTTGACCGTCTCGAGCAACCGACCATCAGCCGGCACATGTGAACCGGCCTCAAGCAACACGACGTCACCCGGCACCAAGTCTCGAGCCGACATCTCGACTACATGCCCGCCCCGGCGTACGCGAACCGTCGGCACCGCCAGTGACTTTAGTGCCTGGATTGCCCGTTCGGCCCGGTACTCCTGAATAAACCCCAGTACCGCATTGAGCACAACGATGGCGAAAATGGCACCGGCATCGGTGTACTCATGCAGCAGCACCGAGACGACGCCCGCACCAACCAAGAGCAGCACCATAACCGACGTAAACTGGTCTTTGAGAATCGCCAGTGCGCCTCTCTCCCCGCGCTCAATCAAAACATTCGGGCCGTGCTGCCGGAGTCGGGCTTGAGCCTCGGCTTGCTCAAGCCCGCGGCTGCGGTCCGTTCCAAGTTGGGTCAGGACTTCATCAGCGTCAAGCAGATGCCAGTCAGACACGGGGTGAAAGGCTCTAAGACTTGATAGTTCCAGGGTTCAAGGGCCAGAGGTTCGAATACTATACCCCTTGATTCTTGGGGTCCTTGGTGCCTTCCTTCCGGTTCTGGACCACCTCGGCTATGACGGACACCGCGGACAGTATCCCTGCTGCTTCATAAGGCACAAACACCTTGGTCGCCTGACCATCAGCCATCTTGGCCAAAGCCTCAAGATACTTGATGGCAATCAGGTCGCGGGTTGGGTTGCCCTTGTGAATTGCACCATACACCCGCTCGATTGCCTGACCCTCGCCCTCAGCAACAGTAAGTAACTTGTACCGGTCTGCATCCGCCACCTTCTGAATTGCCGCGGCCTGACCCTCAGCCTGAAGAATCCGGGCCTGTTTCTCACCATCGGCCTTGAGAATCGCAGCCTGGCGCACACCCTCAGCCTCGAGCACAATGGCGCGACGGTCGCGCTCGGCCTTCATCTGCCGGTGCATTGCCTCGGTCACGTCTCCGGGCGGCTCGATGCGCTGCAGTTCGACGCGCGTCACCTTCGCGCCCCACTTATCTGTGGCTTCGTCCAATACATCCCTGAGCTTGGCGTTGATCTTCTCGCGCGAGGTCAGTGACTCGTCCAGTGTCAGGTCACCAACCACGTTGCGCAGGTTTGTCTGTGCCAGTTTGATGGTGGCCAGCCGAAAGTTGGCCACATTGTAGAGGACTTTCACCGGGTCTGTGACCTCATAGTAGATGATGGCATCCACAGTTACGGTTGCGTTGTCCTTGGTGATAACTTCTTGCGGCGGTACATCCACCACCTGCTCGCGCATATCTACCTTTATCAGCCGCTCGATAAATGGCAGGATGAAGTTCAAGCCGGGCTGAACCGTGCGCTGATACCGACCCAGCCGCTCGACACACGCCCGCTGGTACGGCCTGACGATCTTGATGCCCAGGAGGGCAAGAAAGAATAGGAATACAAATATGACGATAACCAGTCCGATCATTGCTCACTCCTTTCGCTTGCTTCCTCGACCATCACCCGCGTACCTTCCACCCGGACTACTTTCACTCTAGTTCCGGCCGGAATAGCCCTGCTCGCCTCGGCCCGCCACTCCTCGCCGATAACCTTGACCCGACCTGGATTGCCGGGCTCAATGGTGCGAACCACAACACCCTCAACCCCAACCAGCCGCATCGCGCCGACTGGCTCC is a window encoding:
- a CDS encoding cation-translocating P-type ATPase, with translation MSDWHLLDADEVLTQLGTDRSRGLEQAEAQARLRQHGPNVLIERGERGALAILKDQFTSVMVLLLVGAGVVSVLLHEYTDAGAIFAIVVLNAVLGFIQEYRAERAIQALKSLAVPTVRVRRGGHVVEMSARDLVPGDVVLLEAGSHVPADGRLLETVNMRVQEAALTGESEPVEKIAGALPAGDRALGDRRNMAYMGTAVVGGRGIMVVTSTGMTTELGRIAEMLQSVEREPTPLQRRMVQLSRGLLYAVAGLVVIVFLVGLLYHKAHIRVLILTAISMAVAAVPEALPAVVTIALALGAQRMLRRRALLRKLPAVETLGSVDVICSDKTGTLTENRMTVTVLDVTGHRLEVTPETGPGDAAVAPALELLLAGGALCNDAALEVGEDGRHRAIGDPTEGALVVAAARFGLNKPELEAILPRVAEVPFTAERKRMTTVHRVTRPKAQVIGPEPRTQRPCITRSIEMLRLGGESDTGFVSFTKGAVDVILSDATSVLDGQAVVPLTADRRVRIEAANDQLARSGMRVLGLAMRLLTELPERCDAAFESDLVFVGLVAMIDPARPEVRDAVATCRTAGIRPIMITGDHPLTAQYIARELGIQNEPPRTAGASAILETESTVQNVEPGILTGTDLARMSVADLEPVVEQTSVFARVAPEHKLAIVQALQNRGHVVAMTGDGVNDAPALKKADIGVAMGITGTDVSKEAADMVLLDDNFATIVAAVEEGRVIYDNIRKFLKYTLTSNAGEIWVMLLAPFLGMPMALLPVQILWVNLVTDGLPGLALTVEPAERDTMQRRPYHPSQSIFGRGLAIDVIWVGLAMGLTSLAVGFFSWLGNHDGNWQTMIFATLTLGQMGNALATRSEIDWPFARGRKANHALTATVLLTLGFQLAVTYVPLLQRVFHTRPLTLPELAICLVVSTLVFWLIELVKFIKRSSSRRCRIGL
- a CDS encoding SPFH domain-containing protein, translated to MIGLVIVIFVFLFFLALLGIKIVRPYQRACVERLGRYQRTVQPGLNFILPFIERLIKVDMREQVVDVPPQEVITKDNATVTVDAIIYYEVTDPVKVLYNVANFRLATIKLAQTNLRNVVGDLTLDESLTSREKINAKLRDVLDEATDKWGAKVTRVELQRIEPPGDVTEAMHRQMKAERDRRAIVLEAEGVRQAAILKADGEKQARILQAEGQAAAIQKVADADRYKLLTVAEGEGQAIERVYGAIHKGNPTRDLIAIKYLEALAKMADGQATKVFVPYEAAGILSAVSVIAEVVQNRKEGTKDPKNQGV